The proteins below are encoded in one region of Gambusia affinis linkage group LG07, SWU_Gaff_1.0, whole genome shotgun sequence:
- the myg1 gene encoding UPF0160 protein MYG1, mitochondrial produces the protein MWSPRVIALKLTKISLSVGHKIPLCHLKGLNFLCGRLRLSSTNNCGAEQLFMSSEPKRIRIDEMTIKKIGTHNGTFHCDEVLACFFLRQLPEYAEAEIVRTRDAAVLAECDVVVDVGGEFDPKRHRYDHHQRTFTENFHSLCPEKPWVTKLSSAGLVYLHFGRRLLAQLTQMKEDDRQLDMLFDKLYENFVEEVDAVDNGISQCDGEARYAVSSTLSARVAHLNPRWNSKSQDTEDGFRKALKMVGEEFLDRLDFYKSSWLPARAVVEQAFKERLQVDPSGEVLLFSQGGCPWKEHLFALEKELDIETPIKFVLYPDQNGQWRVQCVPAGLSTFQNRLSLPEEWRGVRDEALSELSGIKGCVFVHAGGFIGGNKTQEGALEMARRTLQAAAQSPANGSS, from the exons ATGTGGAGTCCACGAGTTATTGCACTTAAATTGACAAAAATCTCCCTTTCAGTAGGACATAAAATCCCTTTGTGTCATTTAAAGGGGTTAAATTTTCTGTGTGGGCGACTTCGTTTAAGCTCTACGAACAACTGTGGCGCAGAACAACTATTTATGTCAAGCGAGCCGAAGAGAATCCGCATTGACGAGATGACCATTAAAAAGATCGGAACTCACAACGGAACCTTCCACTGCGACGAGGTCCTGGCCTGCTTCTTCCTCCGCCAGTTACCGGAGTACGCG GAGGCTGAAATTGTTCGAACAAGAGACGCAGCTGTACTGGCAGAATGTGATGTTGTTGTTGACGTGGGAGGAGAATTTGACCCCAAGAGGCATCGCTATGACCATCATCAGAG GACTTTCACAGAGAACTTCCACAGTCTGTGTCCGGAGAAGCCGTGGGTGACCAAGCTCAGCTCGGCCGGTTTGGTCTATCTGCACTTTGGCCGCCGACTGCTGGCCCAGCTGACGCAGATGAAGGAGGACGACAGGCAGCTGGACATGCTTTTTGACAAG CTGTACGAGAACTTTGTGGAGGAGGTGGATGCTGTAGACAATGGTATCTCACAGTGTGACGGGGAAGCTCGTTATGCCGTCTCCTCCACGCTGAGTGCACGTGTTGCACATCTGAATCCTCGTTGGAACAGCAAGAGTCAGGACACTGAG GATGGATTCAGGAAGGCCCTGAAGATGGTTGGGGAAGAGTTTCTGGACCGTCTGGATTTCTACAAATCCTCCTGGCTGCCAGCCCGAGCAGTGGTGGAACAAGCATTCAAAGAGAGACTTCAG GTTGATCCCAGTGGGGAGGTGCTGCTGTTCTCTCAGGGTGGCTGTCCTTGGAAGGAGCATTTGTTTGCTCTCGAGAAAGAGCTAGACATAGAAACTCCCATCAAGTTTGTCCTTTACCCGGACCAGAACGGCCAGTGGCGTGTCCAGTGTGTCCCTGCAGGACTTAGCACTTTCCAGAACAG GCTGTCCCTTCCAGAAGAGTGGCGCGGTGTGCGAGATGAGGCGCTATCAGAGCTCAGTGGCATTAAAGGATGTGTCTTTGTCCACGCTGGAGGATTTATTGGCGGCAACAAGACCCAGGAAGGAGCCCTGGAGATGGCCAGGAGGACCCTGCAGGCTGCCGCCCAGTCTCCTGCGAACGGAAGCAGCTAA
- the LOC122834547 gene encoding leucine-rich repeat-containing protein 3-like, which produces MCTSLCEKRCGAVSGGRGRGTGEKLDLNSWLCMSLLFSTLWGQATPQCPDSCHCAWETATVLCSDAGLRKIPEGIPPETVSLHLERNYIRNIPESAFSHLVHLRDLYLSHNRIDSLSSGALRHLGPDLRLLDLSHNQLRQASREEFGSTRAKTRLYHNPWHCDCTLQELMETLNLEPETVNGIICESSVRGVGEGSRWEDPGSPGEHAGQPLVKLLDSGVNFCSLQRKTTDVAMLVTMFVWFFMVIVYVVYYVRQNQAEARRHLEYLKSLPSPRKTPTETDTLSTGF; this is translated from the coding sequence ATGTGCACAAGCTTGTGTGAGAAGAGATGTGGCGCTgtcagtggaggaagaggaagagggacAGGTGAAAAGCTGGATCTCAACTCATGGCTGTGCATGTCACTCTTGTTCTCGACCCTGTGGGGTCAAGCAACTCCGCAGTGCCCGGACAGCTGCCACTGTGCCTGGGAAACGGCCACCGTTTTGTGCTCGGACGCAGGGCTTCGGAAAATCCCAGAGGGGATCCCACCGGAGACGGTTTCCTTACACCTCGAGCGCAACTACATCCGGAACATCCCAGAGAGTGCCTTCAGCCACCTGGTCCACCTGCGGGACCTCTATCTGTCCCACAACCGCATCGACTCTCTCTCCTCCGGGGCCCTGCGGCATCTAGGACCCGACCTGCGCCTGCTGGACCTCTCGCATAACCAGCTGAGGCAGGCCAGCAGGGAGGAGTTTGGGTCCACTCGCGCCAAGACGCGGCTCTACCACAATCCCTGGCACTGTGATTGCACCCTGCAGGAGCTGATGGAGACTCTGAACCTGGAGCCCGAGACCGTGAATGGAATCATCTGCGAGAGTTCCGTGCGGGGCGTGGGTGAGGGGAGCCGGTGGGAGGACCCAGGATCACCAGGTGAGCACGCAGGTCAACCGCTGGTCAAGCTGTTGGACTCTGGGGTGAACTTTTGCAGCCTGCAGAGGAAGACCACGGATGTAGCCATGCTAGTGACCATGTTTGTGTGGTTCTTCATGGTCATTGTGTACGTTGTGTACTACGTCCGTCAGAACCAGGCTGAGGCCCGGAGGCATTTGGAGTACCTGAAGAGTCTACCCAGTCCACGAAAGACCCCTACAGAGACAGACACTCTGAGCACGGGTTTCTAA